The window GAAACTAACAACGATGCAGAAGATGCAGAGTCCATGGTTGGTTCAAGATTATGGAAATCAAGTCAAGGATTCAAGAGACAACAGTCATCATATATTCGTCATCATAGTCAGTTATGTCAACCTGCTCAGTCTAACCAACAACAGAAACAAAGTTACAACAAACTCCCAAGACAAACAACACAGACAACAGTTGCAGCTACAAACGATTATATCCATTCAAGTTATAATTTATCATCGACGAGAAAGTCTAGACGAAAGTTTGCCAGTCAAATATATACCCTTCTTGACAAACCAGATGCATTTTATTCAGCGAGTTTAACAAATTTAAATCCTAAAATTACTCAACCTTTTAATGAACACAAAAAATCTACAGCTTCTTCAATAAATGTAAGGGCATATTCAAAGTATCCAATAGCATCTAAATCATCTTTAATCATTTCTTCTGAAACAgtgaataaaaatcaaattattaatGAGTTAATTGATAGTAATATTTcttcatttcaattatttccTATTACACCATTGAATCAACAGCATCAAGAACAAAACCACGAAGAATTTCATTCTTTGGATAATTCGATACATAAATCATCTCATAATGATATATATCCTAAATCCAGTATTATTGAAACAAGTATTCCGGAAGAAAACCTACTGACTACCAATAATACAGAAAACAGCACAGAACCCTACTCACCAATATCTAAAGTGAACACAATTAAACAAAATCTAGTATTATTTGGATTtggaataataaaattatttgatttaagCTTATTCACAGAAATCTCATTTTTATACTTAGTAGGTATTGGTGTTACAAGTCAGCTGGCATATTTTATTCCATTTGTCTATTTAATTGATTATACAGTTAGTTATGGGATGGAACAAGATAGTGCTGTTTTAATAGTTATGATATTAAGTAAGTATCTCTGTTTCATTTTATAAGATCATTTaagttttatttacttttcttcAAGTCATGGACAGAAAATCTATTTGAACTTAGGCGAAAACTCAGCTGTTTAGAGCTAATGTAGAATTTAATTTGTCCTACAGATATTCTACCGGGACTGCAAACGCGATACTGACAACCCGGAGTTTATATGAAAGCTATAGTCAGAACATATGACAACTTGGCTTTAAGAGTTATCTGCTTCTAAACGTAAAAATCAATTCGACTAGTACAATAATTGTAGTCATTATGTTAAACGTATAAACATACAGACCAGTATTGGGTGTCCTactgaaattaatgaaaaatatgAGTTGCAGTAACGCTAATGTGATAGGATAATAATGTCCTTAAATTGACAGGTTACTTGTAGCAGGGATAGTCTACAGACACATCAGATCGGGTTGACGTGGTGGGCGTTTGGGCAGCCATCTGATTGGTTAGTTACTGACATACTGACAGTAACATGTTGTTTTCATGGATTACACGGCTCGGTGACCTTAATTAAACCAGGATACATTGAATAACTGTTTCGTCCAATTATGGGgttcctcagcagtacacaccCATGACTGTATTGGGGACCGAAACCAAAGCCCTCGGTCTCGTGCACGAGCActcaatatttaaattattgagCCAGCATCCATTGGTGtccatgtctaacttcaatcaattagcGATACCGTATGTTCATCTTCCATTACCTGCGATGGATAACAGTCTGACACGCCTAGGATCGCGTCTCAGAGCGAATTAATAACAAGTACGTGTTTATGATTTTCAAggatttttaatttatttatgaaggaatattaaatatatatccTGATAGATAAATGAAAGGAAAATCTCAAACCCTATACGTTTCTTTTCAAGTTGTCACATTTTTCCAAGGGACcttcaatagaaatatacgcTGGCTTCACACCGAAACTTGTTCTTGTTTCTACAATTAATCACCCTG of the Schistosoma haematobium chromosome 4, whole genome shotgun sequence genome contains:
- a CDS encoding hypothetical protein (EggNog:ENOG41KOG2504~COG:G), which codes for MVGSRLWKSSQGFKRQQSSYIRHHSQLCQPAQSNQQQKQSYNKLPRQTTQTTVAATNDYIHSSYNLSSTRKSRRKFASQIYTLLDKPDAFYSASLTNLNPKITQPFNEHKKSTASSINVRAYSKYPIASKSSLIISSETVNKNQIINELIDSNISSFQLFPITPLNQQHQEQNHEEFHSLDNSIHKSSHNDIYPKSSIIETSIPEENLLTTNNTENSTEPYSPISKVNTIKQNLVLFGFGIIKLFDLSLFTEISFLYLVGIGVTSQLAYFIPFVYLIDYTVSYGMEQDSAVLIVMILSIFHTLGRIASGIMSNVFHLDSVYLSGLATFGGGLAHVFLVFIIPHTFTWYSIYASIYGLCSGIPIPLIPILLVRFSGLEHLTASFSNLNLLKGIFSMIGPTVASKYTVFQSSNSPVLFSFLIYN